The proteins below are encoded in one region of Rhinolophus sinicus isolate RSC01 linkage group LG07, ASM3656204v1, whole genome shotgun sequence:
- the LZTS1 gene encoding leucine zipper putative tumor suppressor 1: MGSVSSLISGHGFHSKHCRASQYKLRKSSHLKKLNRYSDGLLRFGFSQDSGHGKSSSKMGKSEDFFYIKVSQKTRGSHHPDYTALSSADLVGQAGVDFGPSTPPKLMPFANQLEMGPEKGAVRPTAFKPVLPRSGATLHSSPGSASHQLHPAPPDKPKEQELKPGLCSGALSDSGRNSMSSLPTHSTSSSYQLDPLGTAVGPASRFGGSAHNITQGILLQDSNMMSLKALSFSDGGSKLAHPSKADRGSSCVRSPISTDEGAIQELEQKLLEREGELQKLRRSFEDKELASSQAYEGQRRCKEELEGPEQKCSSKLKPASQKSQRTQQALHLQVLQLQQEKRQLRQELESLMKEQDVLEAKLRAYEKEKTSFAPALEETQWEVCQKSGEISLLKQQLKESQMEVNAKASEILSLKAQLKDTRCKLEGMELKTQDLESALRTKGLELEVCENELQRKKNESELLREKVNLLEQELLELRARAALQWDSASRGGGRGTGPGPAFSEDIPSLQRELERLRAELREERQGHDQMSSGFQHERLVWKEEKEKVIQYQKQLQQSYLAMYQRNQRLEKALQQLAHGEGAGEPLEIDLEGADIPYEDIIATEI; encoded by the exons ATGGGCAGCGTCAGTAGCCTCATCTCCGGCCACGGCTTCCACAGCAAGCACTGCCGGGCTTCGCAGTACAAGCTGCGCAAGTCCTCCCATCTCAAGAAGCTCAACCGGTACTCAGACGGGCTGCTCAGATTTGGCTTCTCCCAGGACTCAGGTCATGGCAAGTCCAGCTCCAAAATGGGGAAAAGTGAAGACTTCTTCTACATCAAGGTCAGCCAGAAGACACGGGGCTCCCACCACCCTGACTACACTGCACTGTCCAGTGCGGACTTAGTGGGCCAGGCTGGGGTGGACTTTGGCCCGTCCACCCCACCCAAGCTCATGCCCTTCGCCAATCAGCTAGAAATG GGCCCAGAGAAGGGTGCCGTGAGGCCCACCGCCTTCAAGCCCGTGCTGCCGCGGTCAGGAGCCACCCTGCACTCCTCCCCGGGGAGCGCCAGCCACCAGCTGCACCCCGCACCGCCAGACAAGCCCAAGGAGCAGGAGCTGAAGCCCGGCCTGTGCTCTGGGGCGCTGTCCGACTCCGGCCGCAACTCCATGTCCAGCCTGCCCACAcacagcaccagcagcagctACCAGCTGGACCCGCTGGGCACCGCCGTGGGGCCGGCCAGCCGTTTTGGGGGTTCAGCCCACAACATCACCCAGGGCATCCTCCTCCAGGACAGTAACATGATGAGCCTGAAGGCGCTGTCCTTCTCCGATGGGGGCAGCAAGCTGGCCCACCCGAGTAAGGCAGACAGGGGCTCCTCGTGCGTCCGCTCGCCCATCTCCACGGACGAGGGTGCCATCCAGGAGCTGGAGCAGAAGCTGCTGGAGAGGGAGGGCGAGCTACAGAAGCTGCGGCGCAGCTTTGAGGACAAGGAGCTGGCGTCCAGCCAGGCCTACGAGGGGCAGCGGCGGTGCAAGGAGGAGCTGGAGGGCCCGGAGCAGAAGTGCAGCAGCAAGCTGAAGCCCGCATCGCAGAAGAGCCAGCGCACACAGCAGGCGCTGCACCTGCAGGTGCTCCAGCTCCAGCAGGAGAAGCGGCAGCTGCGGCAGGAGCTTGAGAGCCTCATGAAGGAGCAGGACGTGCTAGAGGCCAAGCTGCGGGCCTACGAGAAGGAGAAGACCAGCTTTGCCCCCGCGCTAGAGGAGACCCAGTGGGAG GTGTGCCAGAAATCAGGTGAGATCTCTCTCCTGAAGCAGCAGCTGAAGGAGTCCCAGATGGAAGTCAATGCCAAGGCCAGCGAAATCCTCAGTCTGAAGGCCCAGCTGAAGGACACACGGTGCAAGCTGGAGGGCATGGAGCTGAAGACACAGGATTTGGAGAGCGCTCTGCGCACCAAGGGCCTGGAGCTGGAGGTCTGTGAGAATGAGCTACAGCGCAAGAAGAACGAGTCAGAGCTCCTGCGAGAGAAGGTGAACCTGCTGGAGCAGGAGCTGCTGGAGCTGCGGGCCCGGGCTGCCCTGCAGTGGGACAGCGCGTCccgggggggagggcgggggacGGGGCCCGGGCCCGCCTTCTCCGAGGACATCCCCTCCCTGCAGCGGGAGTTGGAACGGCTGCGGGCCGAGCTGAGGGAGGAGCGGCAAGGCCATGACCAGATGTCCTCAGGCTTCCAGCACGAGCGGCTGGtgtggaaggaggagaaggagaaggtgaTCCAGTACCAGAAGCAGCTACAGCAGAGCTACCTAGCCATGTACCAGCGGAACCAGCGCCTGGAGAAGGCCCTGCAGCAGCTGGCCCACGGGGAGGGTGCAGGGGAACCTTTGGAGATTGACCTTGAAGGGGCTGACATCCCCTATGAGGACATCATAGCCACAGAGATCTga